In Campylobacter mucosalis, a single window of DNA contains:
- a CDS encoding TOBE domain-containing protein translates to MAISARNQLNVAITEVKTGAVNSLVTAKLKGGEILKATVTTDSEKNLGLKAGLEAVFLFKASSVIVSCDESLKLSATNQIKGVVKSVVDGSVNSEVIIDANGDEIGAIITKESAKKLALKAGDKATAIIKATNIIVGVR, encoded by the coding sequence ATGGCAATATCTGCTAGAAATCAGCTAAACGTAGCAATCACAGAGGTAAAAACAGGTGCGGTAAATTCGCTAGTTACAGCAAAACTAAAGGGTGGCGAAATTTTAAAGGCAACCGTTACAACAGATAGCGAGAAAAATCTTGGGCTAAAAGCTGGACTTGAAGCGGTATTTTTATTTAAAGCCTCAAGCGTGATCGTAAGTTGCGATGAGTCACTAAAGCTATCTGCTACAAACCAGATAAAAGGCGTTGTAAAATCAGTAGTTGACGGCTCTGTAAATTCAGAAGTTATCATAGACGCAAATGGCGATGAGATCGGTGCTATCATCACAAAAGAGTCAGCTAAAAAACTAGCCTTAAAAGCTGGAGATAAAGCAACAGCGATAATAAAAGCGACAAATATCATCGTCGGAGTGAGATAA